In the genome of Deinococcus sp. YIM 77859, one region contains:
- a CDS encoding site-specific integrase, whose product MDLSSLLRRTLGRGDIEAFLDLIADHLPGQPGNATRKNYLSSLRVYLRWAAAEGRPVLRAGPADAQAYRAVLLQKHPATPATVHNHLARVRTLYDVLAAQGAHPGPNPFLGLLLPSNKPEEHRDLYTPAEINRLLAHGNTQERALVLLGAHAGLTGPQTVNLRWEHLDLTRGELRVGGRSLELSSELGDALHAYGREQGQTELFRTPGPMFRLENDHQLRAVIYALCRQANVPYKAWRALRNAAGLRLLLQTGNPQVVADRLGLTTLKAVEVWQKLAADRPPQT is encoded by the coding sequence GTGGACCTCTCCTCTCTTCTTCGGCGGACACTGGGGCGCGGGGATATCGAAGCGTTTCTGGATTTGATCGCGGATCACCTTCCAGGACAGCCCGGCAATGCCACCCGCAAGAACTACCTCTCCAGCCTGAGGGTCTATCTGCGCTGGGCGGCGGCGGAAGGTCGCCCGGTGCTGCGGGCAGGGCCAGCCGACGCACAAGCGTACCGAGCCGTGCTGCTTCAAAAGCACCCCGCGACCCCGGCAACGGTTCACAATCACCTCGCGCGAGTGCGCACGCTCTATGACGTGCTGGCAGCGCAGGGTGCCCACCCTGGGCCGAATCCCTTCCTGGGCCTCCTGCTCCCCAGCAACAAGCCCGAGGAGCACCGTGACCTCTACACCCCGGCGGAAATCAATCGCCTCCTGGCCCACGGCAACACGCAGGAGCGGGCGCTCGTGCTGTTGGGTGCCCATGCCGGGCTAACGGGGCCGCAGACCGTCAACCTGCGCTGGGAGCACCTCGACCTCACGCGGGGAGAGCTGCGGGTTGGGGGACGAAGCCTAGAGCTCAGCTCGGAGCTGGGGGACGCGCTGCACGCCTACGGGCGGGAACAGGGGCAAACGGAACTGTTCAGAACTCCAGGGCCCATGTTTAGGCTGGAAAACGACCATCAGCTGCGGGCCGTGATCTACGCCCTCTGCCGGCAGGCCAATGTTCCCTACAAGGCGTGGCGCGCCCTTCGAAACGCCGCTGGGCTGCGCCTCCTGCTGCAAACCGGGAACCCGCAGGTGGTGGCCGA